In Rutidosis leptorrhynchoides isolate AG116_Rl617_1_P2 chromosome 2, CSIRO_AGI_Rlap_v1, whole genome shotgun sequence, one genomic interval encodes:
- the LOC139890214 gene encoding uncharacterized protein, translated as MRRATPLESVVEEVPNIVTWELFTDGASSSDGSGAGLNLIGPDGEEHTYALRFEFPTSNIKAEYEALLSGLRMAEKMGIKYLKVSVDSQLVANQMNGTFEARDPAMQNYLALAEEMANKFERFSITQVPRSLNKKADALSKLASSVFSHFAKDVWVEVLSQKSANVVQKRSIHE; from the exons ATGCGCCGCGCCACGCCACTAGAGTCGGTCGTCGAAGAAGTACCAAATATCGTCACGTGGGAACTATTCACTGACGGAGCATCGAGTTCTGACGGATCGGGTGCAGGTCTAAATTTAATTGGCCCTGATGGAGAGGAACATACCTACGCATTGCGTTTCGAGTTCCCCACCTCTAATATTAAAGCGGAATATGAGGCATTGCTGTCTGGTTTGAGAATGGCTGAAAAGATGGGAATTAAATACCTAAAGGTGTCGGTTGATTCCCAACTCGTGGCGAATCAGATGAACGGGACGTTTGAAGCTAGAGATCCGGCTATGCAAAACTATTTGGCATTGGCAGAAgaaatggccaacaaattcgagcgTTTCTCAATAACGCAAGTGCCGCGATCCTTGAACAAAAAGGCCGACGCACTCAGTAAACTCGCATCAAGCGTGTTCAGCCACTTCGCCAAGGACGTTTGGGTGGAGGTCCTTAGTCAAAAATCCGCTAACGTGGTACAG AAGAGGTCGATACATGAATGA